Genomic segment of Prochlorococcus marinus XMU1405:
TTTTGAGACAAATGGTACTGTCCTAGATGCTCTTGGATTTGCTTCAAGAATAAATAATTTATTTTCTTTATTATTTGTATTTATCACTGCAAATTGCAAATTGATTAAACCAACAACATTTAATCTTTGTGCAATTTGTTTAGTCCAGTTCCTTACATTTTCTATTGTGGATTTTGAAAGAGAAATTGGTGGTAAACAACAAGCTGAATCTCCTGAATGAATTCCTGCAGGTTCAACATGTTCCATTAGACCAGCAATTACAACCGACCCTTCTGAATCGCATAAGGCATCAACATCTATCTCAATTGCATTGTTCAAATATTGATCAAGAAGGATTGGATGATCAGGCGATACCTTAACTGCTTCAGAGATATATCTAGATAATTCATTCTCATCTTTAACAATTTCCATTGCTCTTCCTCCTAAAACATAAGAAGGTCTTACAACTAATGGGAAACCTATATTTTTGGCTACTATTTCTGCTTCATTTTGATTACGGGCAATACCGTTTAAAGGTTGTCTTATACTTAATTCTTCAAGTATTTTTGTAAATTCCTCTCTATCTTCTGCTAAATCGATCGATATTGGAGAAGTCCCAAGAATTTTTGATCCAGTTCTGACTCCATCATTAGATTTAAGCCATTCAAGTAACGGTAATGATAATTTCAGTGGAGTTTGACCTCCAAATTGAACAATCAAACCATAAGGATTTTCAGCTTCTATTATATTGAGCACATCCTCTAATGTTACAGGCTCAAAATATAAAATATCGCTAGTATCATAATCTGTTGAAACAGTTTCAGGGTTACTATTAACCATTATTGTTTTATAACCATTTGTAGAAGCTTGATATGATGCATGACAACAACAGTAATCAAATTCAATTCCCTGACCAATTCTGTTTGGACCTCCTCCTAGAATCATAATTTTTTTTGATTTACTATTTTCTGAAATCTCGCTATCAAAAATTTGAGAACTAGCATTAATGAAGGATTCTTCGTAAGTTGAATAATGATATGGAGTTGAGGATGCAAATTCTGCTGAACAAGTATCAACAGTTTTATAAATTGCAGTTACATTAAGTTTTTTTCTATACTTTCTTACTTCAAAAAACTCGGAATTAGTTAACTTTGCTATCTGTTGATCTGAAAAGCCTAATTGTTTAGCATGTAACATCAAATCTCTATCTAGAGCATAAAGTTCCTTATCTTTCAAAAAATCATTTTCAAAATTAAAGATATTTCGTAATTTTTCGATAAACCATAAATCTATATTTGTAACTTCATGAATATAATTGTTAGTTTTCTCAAGCTGCATAGCTTTTTTTATCAGGAGAATTCTTTCAGGTGTAGGGTTTCTTAAACTATTTTTAATATGAGTTTCGTTTTTAAATTCATCTTGTGAATCACATTCCCATCCAAAAACACCTACTTCTAATGACCTTAATGCTTTCTGAAATGATTCTTCAAAAGAACGACCTATTGCCATTGATTCACCAACAGATTTCATGGAAGTACTTAGAGTATTAGAAGAGCCTTTAAACTTTTCAAAGGCAAATCTTGGAATCTTAGTAACTACGTAATCAATTGATGGTTCAAAACATGCAGGTGTTTTTTTTGTTATGTCATTAATAATCTCATCAAGTGTATAGCCAACAGATAATAAAGCTGCAATTTTAGCTATAGGGAATCCAGTTGCTTTACTTGCTAAAGCAGAGGATCTACTCACACGGGGATTCATTTCTATGACAATTACCTCTCCATTAGATGGATTTATTGCAAATTGAATATTACTTCCTCCTGTTTCTACTCCCACCTCTCTAATGATTTTCAATGACAAATCCCTCAATCTCTGATACTCCTTATCTGTTAAAGTCTGCGCAGGAGCAACAGTAATAGAATCTCCAGTGTGTACACCCATTGGGTCTAAATTTTCAATACTGCAAACTATTACTACATTGTCTGCAGTATCTCTCATTACCTCTAGTTCAAACTCTTTCCATCCAATAAGTGATTTTTCAATCAATATTTGATTACTAGGACTTTCCTCTAAACCTGATTTACACAACTCGATAAATTCTTCAAGGTTAAAAGCAATTCCACCGCCTACACCACCCAATGTAAATGCAGGCCTTATTATAAGAGGATAAGAATTAATTTTTTTGGATACCTCTATAGCTTCATCCAGGTTAGATGCGATACCAGATGGACAAACATTTACATTTATTTTCTCCATCGATTCTTTAAACAATTTTCTATCTTCAGCTTTATTAATAGCTCTTAAATCAGCACCAATTAATTCAATATTATTTTGCTTTAAAAAATCTGACTCTGATAATTTAACCGCAAGATTTAAAGCGGTTTGACCTCCCATAGTGGGCAGGATCGCATCAGGTTTTTCTCTTAAAATGATCTGAGAAACAATTTCAGGAGTCAATGGTTCAATGTATGTTTTGCTTGCGATCTCAGGATCAGTCATTATTGATGCTGGATTTGAATTTATCAAGACAATTTCATATCCAGCATTTCTTAAAGCTTTGCAGGCTTGAGTGCCAGAGTAGTCAAATTCGCATGCTTGTCCTATAACAATCGGTCCCGATCCTAGAATAAGAATTTTTTTAAGATCACCTCTTTGAGGCATAATTTAAAACCTTCATTTAACACATGCTACTTATAAATCATCAGATGTTAATCAAGTTACTTGAAAAGCAACATTTGTTTCTATAGTATTGGAAGAAATTAATTTTTTATGAGCGAACTTCAGCGACTTAAAAATTTGTTGCCTCCAGAGAATGAAAGTTGGGTATTTGTTGAATCTGCTGCGGCTATAGATCCACCTTTAATAACACTTGAGGAAATCGGTCGTGACGAAGTAGAAATTCAAATAGATTTAGATGAATGGGATAACTTTGCTATTGATCACAGAAATCTACTATTTTGGCACGAGGTTGGGAAAATTCAAAATGACTCAATTCCTAGAGATGGATGGGAAATGGCTGCTCTCGCCATTGGTCTTGGAGGTGCTATAGGAGAGTTGTGGGTACAAGATGGTTTACTTTTATTACTTGCTCTTGGTTTATCAAGTTTTGCAGGCTATAGATTATATTTAAAAAATAATTCCGAAAAAAAACTTCAAGATGCTATTTATGCGGATGAAAGAGCTATAGATCTTGCCTGTAGATTTGGATACAGCATTCCAAATGCTTATAAAAGTCTTGGAGGAGCATTAAAGGAGTTAATAGATAAGACACGAAAAAAGAAAAAAAGAAGTTTCTTTGAAGATAGATTAGATGCCTTAAGAAAAAGTGCAGAAAAAGCAAGATCAGAATTATCTCAGCAAGAAGGTTCAGAAAAATCAGTTTCAAGCGAAAATGTTTATGGACAATAAAAGTTTAGTATTAATGGCAGCTAAAGCATGTGATGAAAAAAAAGCGAAAGATATAAAACTTATAAAAATTGATAAAGTATCTTTTATAAGTGAATGGATTTTAATTGCAGAAGGATTATCTGATGTTCAGGTTAGGTCTATAAGTAACTCTGTAGAGGGAGAGTTGAGAGAAAAGGCTAGAATTGAACCTATAAGAAAAGAAGGTGTCAGCGAAGCGAAATGGGCCTTGCTAGATTACGGTGACTTGATCGTTAATATTTTTCAACCAGAAATAAGAAAATATTATGATCTTGAATCATTCTGGAGTAATGGAGATAATCTTACATTTCCATAATTATTCATTCATGAGCGAATCAAAATGTCCTGTTCCTATTGAGCAACAACCAACAAATGAATTTATTGAATTGTCAAGATCAACCATTTTTTCTTGGCCAAAAACAAAAAAATCATTGATTATTGTATTGATAAAATTTTGGGTGGGTGCTTTTGTTCTATTTCTTGTTATCTCTTCTGGAAGTGTATATTTTAAAACATCTCTTTTAAAATATATTCTATTAAGTTTTTTTAGTAGCTTATCAATACCTCTTTTAATTTCTATAAAGTTGTATCTTGGTTGGAAATACGTTTTTAATAGATTGAACTCAGAGAGAGTTGAATACGAAGAATCAGGATGGTATGACGGCCAAGTATGGGTAAAACCATTACTTTTAAAAGAAAAAGAATCGCTAATTGCCTCAATTGAGGTTAAGCCTATTTTAAAAAATTTAATACAAATCTTTTCTATTATCTCAGTCTTAGTCTTATTCGGTATTTTGCTTTTTCAATATAACACTTTCTAAATGAGTTCAAACTTCAAAAACCTTTACACATCAAACAATCCTCCTTTACAAGCAACCTTAATTAGAGGTTCAAACATTGAGTCAATCCATAAAATTCATGCTGTTATCACTGACAAGAAAGGGAGGGTTTTAATGTGTGCAGGAAATCCAGAATATAAAAGTTTCATAAGGTCAGCATTAAAACCATTTCAAGCAATACCATTTGTCAGTAGTGGGGCTTCATCAAAAATCAATAATGGTTCAAAATCAATTGCATTAGCATGCGGTTCACATAGTGGATCAAAACTTCATTCAAGAGAAGCCTTCAAAATTTTATGGGAATACGACATAGATATTAATGATTTAAAATGCCCAACATTAAAGACAAGTCCATTAGAACATAATTGTTCAGGAAAACATGCTGCCTTTCTAGCTACATGCAAAAAGTTGAATTGGCCAATAGATACATACTTAAAAGGTGATCACCCACTTCAAATTGAAATATTTAGAATTGTTTCCGAATTACTTGAAATACCAATATCAGAAATAAACGCAGAACGTGATGATTGCGGCGCTCCAACTCTTTATTTAAAGTTAATAGAAATGTCTAAGTTATATTCACTTTTAAGCAGTTCCGAAAATGCAGAATTAGAGCAAATAAGTAGAGCTATGACGACTAACCCAATTATGGTAAGCGATAATAATAAGTTTGATACCGAAATTATTAAGGCTTCTCATGGGCAAGTTATTGGTAAAGGTGGTGCTGAAGGAATACAGTGTCTATGCAAGATAAATGAAGGGATAGGACTTGCTTTAAAAGTAGAAGATGGTTCAAAAAGGGCTAAGCATGCTGTTAGTCTTCACTTACTAAAGCAATTAGATTGGATATCTGACCTAAGAATTCAAGACATTGAAGAAAAAGTTTTTAATTTTTCTGAAGGAGTGAGGATTGAAGTAGAAGGTCAATTAAAATTCCAAGAATCCTAAAGAAATAGAAAAAATCCCCCTTTCAGATGTATGCTATGTATATGACGCGGGGTAGAGCAGTCTGGTAGCTCGTCGGGCTCATAACCCGAAGGTCGGAAGTTCAAATCTCCCCCCCGCCACTTTTAGAAGCAGCTCCATAGCTGCTTTTTTTATTGTTTGCAGTAGGTTACTACAATTATAAAAATATTACATATCTTAAGGTTTTTATATAGTATTAAAAAGAGATAATTAGAAATTATTTGAGATCCTTTTGAATATTGAATTTCAAGTCAACTCTAACTATTAAACCAATAATGATAAAAAATATTCCAATGTATGAGTTCAAAGATAGATCCAAAATATTAAATTAATTTCTAACTAAATTTTAGCTTACAAATCATATCTATTGAATACGCCAATAAAAAAAGAATTTAATAAATCCGAATTTTAAAAATTTTTATTTTTAAAAAGTAATTTAATAAAGTAGAGTTACAAATATCTAGAAAGATTATATGCAGAATTTGCTACAGCGTGATTTAGGTTCAAGCTTGTTATCAATAGCTATTATATTAGGTTGGTTAGGTCTGTTTTTTGTATTTTTGAGAGTATTAACAATTTCAATAAAGAGAATCCTTGAAGCTGTTTTCAAAAAATCGTAATTATTGAAATAAATCAATAATCCTGAATTAAGCGCATAATTCCTTTATCACTAAGTATAATAACCTAAAAAATGTCAATTTTAGATAAGGTTAAGATAGGAAATTCTGTTAAAGTTAACCTAGAACTATCTAAGGATAGACTTACCAAAGAAACTATTGATGCGATAAGCGTTTCTTCATTGGGTAAGATAAGTGATTTCAGAATAACTGATGGCAAGGGTATTGGAGTTGTCTTGCAATTATCTAATGGTAAAGAGCAATGGTTTTTTGAGGATGAAATTGATCTGCTCGACGAAAATGGTAATGTAATTAAAAAAAATAATGATAAAAAAGAGAATATTAATTTTATATTTTATTTTTTAAGAGGATTAAATTATGAAAATAAAAATAAGGCAAGCGAGTTACTAAATCCAATTAACTTTTTTATCTGGCTGATTGTATCATTAAAAGATATTTTTTAATTGGATAAAAAATTTTCTAAAATAAAAAATATTCAAAAATTTATTTAAATATAAAATTTCAATAATTTAAAATTTTTAAATGGTACAAAATATTATCGATGTAAAAAATTTATCTAAGTCATTTGATATCTCCTCCAAAGAACCAGGTTTAAAAGGAACAATTAAACATTTTTTTAGAAGACAAACAAAAAGTTTAAAAGTTATAAAAGATATAAGTTTTGAAATTAAAGAGGGAGAAATAGTAGGTTTTCTAGGAGCTAATGGAGCTGGGAAAACAACAATATTAAAAATGCTTTGTGGCTTAATTTATCCAAGTGAAGGTTCGATATTAGTTTCAGGCTCCTTACCTTTCAGGAGAAAAGAAAATTTCCTAAAAAATATAACCTTAATAATGGGACAAAAGCAACAACTTATTTGGGATCTTCCGCCAATTGAATCATTCTATTTAAATGCATCAATATATGACTTAGATAAGTTCGAAGCTAAAAAGAGAATAAAAAAACTATCGGAAATGCTTGAAATTGATGAAGAGCTATTCATACCTGTTAGAAAACTTTCACTAGGTCAGCGTATGAAATCAGAATTACTAGCAGCTTTGATACATGAACCAAATATTCTATTTTTAGACGAACCTACACTTGGATTAGACATTAATGCACAGAGAAATTTAAGAAAATTCCTTCAAAAATATAATAAGGAAACTAATGCAACGATATGCCTAACCAGTCATTACATGAAAGATATTACATCGCTATGCAAGAGAGTTATATGTGTGCACGAAGGGGCAATATCATATGATGGAAAACTTGACCTATTATTAAAAAAACTTTCTCCTGTCAAAGAAATATTAATAGTTTGTCGCTCAGAAGAGGATGCAATTAAATTAGAAAATTCTGGTTTTACTGTTAAAAATAAAATAAAGAATGAAATCACTATAAAAATTGAAAACAACTCTATTACCTCTTCACTAAAAACTATCCTAAATAATTTTGATATTGAAGACCTTTTTATAAATGAACCCCCTATAGATGAAGTTATTGGGAAGGTATTAATCAAAAAAGATTATGATATCTAAATTGATTAACCGTAAATTATTAACCTTATTAAAAGTCCAATATTCAAACATGTTGGAATATAGGGTAGAAATTGCATTATGGGCAATTTCAGGGATTATCCCTTTTTTCATGTTAAACATTTGGACAAACAATAATCTTAATGAATCCATAAACATTAGTGATGTTATGCTTTCTAGGTATTTCTTAAGTGCTTTTTTTGTAAGACAATTTTCTGTAGTTTGGGTTGTATTTAGTTTTGAAGAGGATTCTCTAATGGGGAAGGTATCTCCATATTTAATCCAACCCTTAAATCCATTTTTCAGATATTTTGCACAACATCTTGCTGAACAAATAACAAGATTTCCTTTCGCACTAATAATCGCATTTTTCTTTTTTATTTTTAATCCAGAAAGTATATGGATACCAAATTTAGGTATTTTACTATTATCGATAGTATCTACTTTCTTATCCTTCTTGATTCAATTTTTAATTCAGTCAATAGTTGCATGTCTATGTTTCTGGACAGAGAAAGCATCATCGATAGAAAGATTGTTATTTATTCCAACTTTATTTCTCTCAGGTCTTTTAGCCCCAATAGTCTCATTCCCCGCATATGTTAAATCATGGATTTATTTGACTCCTTTTCCATATCTAATTGATTTCCCTGCGAACTTACTGTCAGGTAATGAAA
This window contains:
- the carB gene encoding carbamoyl-phosphate synthase large subunit; its protein translation is MPQRGDLKKILILGSGPIVIGQACEFDYSGTQACKALRNAGYEIVLINSNPASIMTDPEIASKTYIEPLTPEIVSQIILREKPDAILPTMGGQTALNLAVKLSESDFLKQNNIELIGADLRAINKAEDRKLFKESMEKINVNVCPSGIASNLDEAIEVSKKINSYPLIIRPAFTLGGVGGGIAFNLEEFIELCKSGLEESPSNQILIEKSLIGWKEFELEVMRDTADNVVIVCSIENLDPMGVHTGDSITVAPAQTLTDKEYQRLRDLSLKIIREVGVETGGSNIQFAINPSNGEVIVIEMNPRVSRSSALASKATGFPIAKIAALLSVGYTLDEIINDITKKTPACFEPSIDYVVTKIPRFAFEKFKGSSNTLSTSMKSVGESMAIGRSFEESFQKALRSLEVGVFGWECDSQDEFKNETHIKNSLRNPTPERILLIKKAMQLEKTNNYIHEVTNIDLWFIEKLRNIFNFENDFLKDKELYALDRDLMLHAKQLGFSDQQIAKLTNSEFFEVRKYRKKLNVTAIYKTVDTCSAEFASSTPYHYSTYEESFINASSQIFDSEISENSKSKKIMILGGGPNRIGQGIEFDYCCCHASYQASTNGYKTIMVNSNPETVSTDYDTSDILYFEPVTLEDVLNIIEAENPYGLIVQFGGQTPLKLSLPLLEWLKSNDGVRTGSKILGTSPISIDLAEDREEFTKILEELSIRQPLNGIARNQNEAEIVAKNIGFPLVVRPSYVLGGRAMEIVKDENELSRYISEAVKVSPDHPILLDQYLNNAIEIDVDALCDSEGSVVIAGLMEHVEPAGIHSGDSACCLPPISLSKSTIENVRNWTKQIAQRLNVVGLINLQFAVINTNNKENKLFILEANPRASRTVPFVSKAIGKPVAKIATQLMQGFTLEDVNFSEEFSPKYQAVKEAVLPFKRFPGSDTLLGPEMRSTGEVMGLAKDFGIAYAKSELAAGNGVPSKGVAFLSTNDLDKKNLEEVARELLILGFKLIATKGTAAYLLGLGIQVEEVQKVHEGRPNIEDLIRSGLVQLIINTPIGSQALHDDAYLRRAALEYNIPTFTTIPGAKAAIKAIKALQSNIINTYSLQEIHNY
- a CDS encoding DUF3318 domain-containing protein is translated as MSELQRLKNLLPPENESWVFVESAAAIDPPLITLEEIGRDEVEIQIDLDEWDNFAIDHRNLLFWHEVGKIQNDSIPRDGWEMAALAIGLGGAIGELWVQDGLLLLLALGLSSFAGYRLYLKNNSEKKLQDAIYADERAIDLACRFGYSIPNAYKSLGGALKELIDKTRKKKKRSFFEDRLDALRKSAEKARSELSQQEGSEKSVSSENVYGQ
- the rsfS gene encoding ribosome silencing factor, which translates into the protein MDNKSLVLMAAKACDEKKAKDIKLIKIDKVSFISEWILIAEGLSDVQVRSISNSVEGELREKARIEPIRKEGVSEAKWALLDYGDLIVNIFQPEIRKYYDLESFWSNGDNLTFP
- a CDS encoding CGLD27 family protein; this translates as MSESKCPVPIEQQPTNEFIELSRSTIFSWPKTKKSLIIVLIKFWVGAFVLFLVISSGSVYFKTSLLKYILLSFFSSLSIPLLISIKLYLGWKYVFNRLNSERVEYEESGWYDGQVWVKPLLLKEKESLIASIEVKPILKNLIQIFSIISVLVLFGILLFQYNTF
- a CDS encoding asparaginase codes for the protein MSSNFKNLYTSNNPPLQATLIRGSNIESIHKIHAVITDKKGRVLMCAGNPEYKSFIRSALKPFQAIPFVSSGASSKINNGSKSIALACGSHSGSKLHSREAFKILWEYDIDINDLKCPTLKTSPLEHNCSGKHAAFLATCKKLNWPIDTYLKGDHPLQIEIFRIVSELLEIPISEINAERDDCGAPTLYLKLIEMSKLYSLLSSSENAELEQISRAMTTNPIMVSDNNKFDTEIIKASHGQVIGKGGAEGIQCLCKINEGIGLALKVEDGSKRAKHAVSLHLLKQLDWISDLRIQDIEEKVFNFSEGVRIEVEGQLKFQES
- the petP gene encoding cytochrome b6-f complex subunit PetP — protein: MSILDKVKIGNSVKVNLELSKDRLTKETIDAISVSSLGKISDFRITDGKGIGVVLQLSNGKEQWFFEDEIDLLDENGNVIKKNNDKKENINFIFYFLRGLNYENKNKASELLNPINFFIWLIVSLKDIF
- a CDS encoding ABC transporter ATP-binding protein, yielding MVQNIIDVKNLSKSFDISSKEPGLKGTIKHFFRRQTKSLKVIKDISFEIKEGEIVGFLGANGAGKTTILKMLCGLIYPSEGSILVSGSLPFRRKENFLKNITLIMGQKQQLIWDLPPIESFYLNASIYDLDKFEAKKRIKKLSEMLEIDEELFIPVRKLSLGQRMKSELLAALIHEPNILFLDEPTLGLDINAQRNLRKFLQKYNKETNATICLTSHYMKDITSLCKRVICVHEGAISYDGKLDLLLKKLSPVKEILIVCRSEEDAIKLENSGFTVKNKIKNEITIKIENNSITSSLKTILNNFDIEDLFINEPPIDEVIGKVLIKKDYDI
- a CDS encoding ABC transporter permease; the protein is MISKLINRKLLTLLKVQYSNMLEYRVEIALWAISGIIPFFMLNIWTNNNLNESINISDVMLSRYFLSAFFVRQFSVVWVVFSFEEDSLMGKVSPYLIQPLNPFFRYFAQHLAEQITRFPFALIIAFFFFIFNPESIWIPNLGILLLSIVSTFLSFLIQFLIQSIVACLCFWTEKASSIERLLFIPTLFLSGLLAPIVSFPAYVKSWIYLTPFPYLIDFPANLLSGNETNISGGLSMQILWIFLLFPLFKKIWSEGTKKYTAMGS